From a region of the Drosophila virilis strain 15010-1051.87 chromosome 3, Dvir_AGI_RSII-ME, whole genome shotgun sequence genome:
- the SCaMC gene encoding calcium-binding mitochondrial carrier protein SCaMC-2-A isoform X4 — protein sequence MFRNHTYQYNLPVDYHNIQQMAVAGDMMEDFVVIFRDMMGRYLDIGEDMNVPDDFTQKEMQTGLWWRHLVAGGIAGAVSRTCTAPLDRVKVFLQVQTCKMGISECMKILLKEGGSRSMWRGNGINVLKIAPETALKFAAYEQMKRLIRGNDSTRQMTIVERFYAGAAAGGISQTIIYPMEVLKTRLALRKTGQYAGIADAATKIYKHEGARSFYRGYVPNILGILPYAGIDLAVYETLKRRYIASHDNNEQPSFLVLLACGSTSSALGQLCSYPLALVRTRLQAQAAETISSQTRKTQIPLKSSDAHSGEETMTGLFRKIVRQEGLTGLYRGITPNFLKVLPAVSISYVVYEYTSRALGIKMS from the exons ATGTTTCGCAATCACACATACCAATACAATTTGCCAGTCGATTACCACAATATACAACAAATGGCTGTCGCTGGCGACATGATGGAGGATTTTGTTGTCATATTCCGTGACATGATGGGACGG TACCTCGACATTGGCGAGGATATGAATGTACCTGATGACTTTACGCAGAAGGAAATGCAAACAGGTCTCTGGTGGCGGCACCTTGTTGCCGGTGGCATCGCTGGAGCAGTTTCGCGTACGTGCACAGCTCCGCTGGACAGAGTTAAAGTGTTTTTGCAG GTGCAAACGTGTAAAATGGGAATCTCAGAGTGTATGAAGATATTGCTTAAAGAAGGTGGCTCGCGCAGCATGTGGCGCGGTAATGGTATCAATGTCCTGAAGATTGCACCAGAAACGGCGCTGAAATTTGCCGCCTATGAGCAAATGAAGCGTCTGATACGTGGCAATGACTCGACACGCCAAATGACCATTGTCGAGCGCTTCTACGCGGGTGCCGCGGCTGGAGGCATTTCGCAGACCATCATCTATCCCATGGAAGTATTAAAAACGCGGTTAGCCCTTCGCAAGACCGGTCAGTACGCAGGCATAGCCGATGCGGCGACCAAAATCTACAAACACGAAGGCGCGCGCAGCTTTTATCGTGGATACGTGCCCAACATTTTGGGCATATTGCCATACGCCGGCATCGATCTGGCCGTATACGAGACGCTCAAACGCCGATACATAGCTAGCCATGATAACAATGAGCAGCCCAGCTTCTTGGTGCTGTTGGCCTGCGGCAGTACATCGAGCGCGCTTGGTCAACTGTGCTCCTACCCGCTGGCCCTAGTGCGCACGCGGCTACAGGCACAAG CCGCCGAGACGATTTCTAGCCAGACGCGAAAAACACAGATTCCATTGAAAAGCAGCGATGCGCACAGCGGCGAGGAGACAATGACGGGATTGTTCCGCAAGATTGTGAGACAGGAGGGCCTAACGGGACTGTATCGTGGCATAACGCCAAATTTCCTGAAGGTGCTGCCCGCCGTTTCCATTAGTTACGTTGTCTACGAATATACAAGTCGAGCGCTGGGCATCAAGATGTCGTGA
- the SCaMC gene encoding mitochondrial adenyl nucleotide antiporter SLC25A24-B isoform X1 has protein sequence MVKKQVGLENSASLVVSQQSEQQPDQQQKQQQQQQHHHHHRQPEQAQRIDIDIDLTPEDPKNGYNYARQANAIYAPLRSANSTSHESELPPHKLQLQHAHLATTPYNLNTVSPQNTVSMAVAVSSVPLSIMPTEIPAEDEERLERIFNQLDRDGDGKIDIHDLSAALHEFGMSSVYAVKFLQQSDKNQSGNVGFAEFLHYVREHEKNLCLQFSHLDKNRDGKVDLEELISAFKDLGLDIDIDEARKLLSRMDKDGSLNISFNEWRDFMLLAPSTDIHDLIKFWRHSTAGVQGWLMSLMLLLGGKVNPSEAQLYLDIGEDMNVPDDFTQKEMQTGLWWRHLVAGGIAGAVSRTCTAPLDRVKVFLQVQTCKMGISECMKILLKEGGSRSMWRGNGINVLKIAPETALKFAAYEQMKRLIRGNDSTRQMTIVERFYAGAAAGGISQTIIYPMEVLKTRLALRKTGQYAGIADAATKIYKHEGARSFYRGYVPNILGILPYAGIDLAVYETLKRRYIASHDNNEQPSFLVLLACGSTSSALGQLCSYPLALVRTRLQAQAAETISSQTRKTQIPLKSSDAHSGEETMTGLFRKIVRQEGLTGLYRGITPNFLKVLPAVSISYVVYEYTSRALGIKMS, from the exons ATGGTTAAAAAGCAAGTCGGTTTAGAAAACAGCGCGTCCTTAGTAGTAAGTCAGCAGTCTGAGCAGCAGCCGgatcagcagcaaaagcaacaacaacagcagcaacatcatcatcatcatcgtcaacCCGAGCAAGCGCAACGCATCGACATAGATATCGACTTGACGCCGGAGGATCCGAAGAACGGTTACAACTACGCTCGGCAGGCAAATGCCATCTACGCGCCATTGAGGTCAGCCAATAGCACAAGTCATGAGAGTGAATTGCCGCCGCAtaagctgcaactgcagcatgCGCATCTTGCCACAACGCCCTACAATCTCAACACTGTGTCGCCACAGAATACTGTGTCCATGGCAGTGGCCGTCTCGAGCGTGCCGCTGTCCATCATGCCCACTGAGATACCTGCCGAGGACGAGGAGCGGCTCGAGCGCATCTTCAATCAATTGGACCGCGACGGCGATGGCAAAATCGACATACACGATTTGTCCGCGGCCCTGCACGAGTTCGGCATGTCCAGTGTCTATGCGGTG AAATTCCTGCAGCAGTCGGACAAGAATCAAAGCGGCAACGTGGGGTTCGCCGAATTTCTGCACTATGTGCGAGAGCATGAGAAGAATTTGTGCCTGCAGTTCTCGCACTTGGACAAAAATCGGGATG GGAAAGTGGACCTGGAGGAGTTAATATCTGCATTCAAGGATTTGGGCCTGGACATTGACATCGATGAGGCTAGAAAACTGCTTAGCAG AATGGACAAGGACGGCAGCCTAAACATAAGCTTTAATGAGTGGCGCGACTTTATGCTTCTAGCGCCCTCAACGGACATTCATGATCTGATCAAATTTTGGCGGCACTCTACT GCGGGCGTGCAAGGATGGCTGATGTCGTTGATGTTACTGTTGGGCGGAAAAGTAAACCCCTCGGAAGCGCAATTG TACCTCGACATTGGCGAGGATATGAATGTACCTGATGACTTTACGCAGAAGGAAATGCAAACAGGTCTCTGGTGGCGGCACCTTGTTGCCGGTGGCATCGCTGGAGCAGTTTCGCGTACGTGCACAGCTCCGCTGGACAGAGTTAAAGTGTTTTTGCAG GTGCAAACGTGTAAAATGGGAATCTCAGAGTGTATGAAGATATTGCTTAAAGAAGGTGGCTCGCGCAGCATGTGGCGCGGTAATGGTATCAATGTCCTGAAGATTGCACCAGAAACGGCGCTGAAATTTGCCGCCTATGAGCAAATGAAGCGTCTGATACGTGGCAATGACTCGACACGCCAAATGACCATTGTCGAGCGCTTCTACGCGGGTGCCGCGGCTGGAGGCATTTCGCAGACCATCATCTATCCCATGGAAGTATTAAAAACGCGGTTAGCCCTTCGCAAGACCGGTCAGTACGCAGGCATAGCCGATGCGGCGACCAAAATCTACAAACACGAAGGCGCGCGCAGCTTTTATCGTGGATACGTGCCCAACATTTTGGGCATATTGCCATACGCCGGCATCGATCTGGCCGTATACGAGACGCTCAAACGCCGATACATAGCTAGCCATGATAACAATGAGCAGCCCAGCTTCTTGGTGCTGTTGGCCTGCGGCAGTACATCGAGCGCGCTTGGTCAACTGTGCTCCTACCCGCTGGCCCTAGTGCGCACGCGGCTACAGGCACAAG CCGCCGAGACGATTTCTAGCCAGACGCGAAAAACACAGATTCCATTGAAAAGCAGCGATGCGCACAGCGGCGAGGAGACAATGACGGGATTGTTCCGCAAGATTGTGAGACAGGAGGGCCTAACGGGACTGTATCGTGGCATAACGCCAAATTTCCTGAAGGTGCTGCCCGCCGTTTCCATTAGTTACGTTGTCTACGAATATACAAGTCGAGCGCTGGGCATCAAGATGTCGTGA
- the Obp69a gene encoding general odorant-binding protein 69a: MYSKTLGLTLALLVLCSAITPHQAWEIPDVVRKQVKKLHARCITTTGVSEELVSQAHKGDLPNDQTFKCFLHCMFEMVGLIDSDNVMHLESLVDVLPVEIHSKILNLVDACGTKKGVDGCDTAYQSVQCYIKTDGPFIKAAVDDLLG, translated from the exons ATGTACTCCAAGACCTTAGGCCTAACATTGGCATTACTCGTCTTATGCAGTGCCATAACGCCACATCAGGCA TGGGAAATACCCGATGTGGTGAGGAAGCAGGTGAAAAAATTGCATGCGCGCTGCATAACCACAACTGGCGTCTCCGAAG AATTAGTGAGCCAGGCGCATAAGGGTGATTTGCCAAACGATCAAACCTTTAAATGCTTTCTGCACTGCATGTTTGAAATGGTTGGATTG ATCGACAGTGACAACGTTATGCACTTGGAATCTCTGGTTGATGTCTTGCCAGTGGAAATTCATTCAAAGATTTTGAATTTAGTAGATGCCTGTGGCACGAAAA AGGGTGTTGACGGCTGCGACACCGCATATCAATCGGTTCAATGCTACATCAAAACGGATGGACCTTTCATCAAAGCCGCTGTTGATGATTTGCTCGGTTAA
- the SCaMC gene encoding mitochondrial adenyl nucleotide antiporter SLC25A23 isoform X2 produces the protein MVKKQVGLENSASLVVSQQSEQQPDQQQKQQQQQQHHHHHRQPEQAQRIDIDIDLTPEDPKNGYNYARQANAIYAPLRSANSTSHESELPPHKLQLQHAHLATTPYNLNTVSPQNTVSMAVAVSSVPLSIMPTEIPAEDEERLERIFNQLDRDGDGKIDIHDLSAALHEFGMSSVYAVQSDKNQSGNVGFAEFLHYVREHEKNLCLQFSHLDKNRDGKVDLEELISAFKDLGLDIDIDEARKLLSRMDKDGSLNISFNEWRDFMLLAPSTDIHDLIKFWRHSTAGVQGWLMSLMLLLGGKVNPSEAQLYLDIGEDMNVPDDFTQKEMQTGLWWRHLVAGGIAGAVSRTCTAPLDRVKVFLQVQTCKMGISECMKILLKEGGSRSMWRGNGINVLKIAPETALKFAAYEQMKRLIRGNDSTRQMTIVERFYAGAAAGGISQTIIYPMEVLKTRLALRKTGQYAGIADAATKIYKHEGARSFYRGYVPNILGILPYAGIDLAVYETLKRRYIASHDNNEQPSFLVLLACGSTSSALGQLCSYPLALVRTRLQAQAAETISSQTRKTQIPLKSSDAHSGEETMTGLFRKIVRQEGLTGLYRGITPNFLKVLPAVSISYVVYEYTSRALGIKMS, from the exons ATGGTTAAAAAGCAAGTCGGTTTAGAAAACAGCGCGTCCTTAGTAGTAAGTCAGCAGTCTGAGCAGCAGCCGgatcagcagcaaaagcaacaacaacagcagcaacatcatcatcatcatcgtcaacCCGAGCAAGCGCAACGCATCGACATAGATATCGACTTGACGCCGGAGGATCCGAAGAACGGTTACAACTACGCTCGGCAGGCAAATGCCATCTACGCGCCATTGAGGTCAGCCAATAGCACAAGTCATGAGAGTGAATTGCCGCCGCAtaagctgcaactgcagcatgCGCATCTTGCCACAACGCCCTACAATCTCAACACTGTGTCGCCACAGAATACTGTGTCCATGGCAGTGGCCGTCTCGAGCGTGCCGCTGTCCATCATGCCCACTGAGATACCTGCCGAGGACGAGGAGCGGCTCGAGCGCATCTTCAATCAATTGGACCGCGACGGCGATGGCAAAATCGACATACACGATTTGTCCGCGGCCCTGCACGAGTTCGGCATGTCCAGTGTCTATGCGGTG CAGTCGGACAAGAATCAAAGCGGCAACGTGGGGTTCGCCGAATTTCTGCACTATGTGCGAGAGCATGAGAAGAATTTGTGCCTGCAGTTCTCGCACTTGGACAAAAATCGGGATG GGAAAGTGGACCTGGAGGAGTTAATATCTGCATTCAAGGATTTGGGCCTGGACATTGACATCGATGAGGCTAGAAAACTGCTTAGCAG AATGGACAAGGACGGCAGCCTAAACATAAGCTTTAATGAGTGGCGCGACTTTATGCTTCTAGCGCCCTCAACGGACATTCATGATCTGATCAAATTTTGGCGGCACTCTACT GCGGGCGTGCAAGGATGGCTGATGTCGTTGATGTTACTGTTGGGCGGAAAAGTAAACCCCTCGGAAGCGCAATTG TACCTCGACATTGGCGAGGATATGAATGTACCTGATGACTTTACGCAGAAGGAAATGCAAACAGGTCTCTGGTGGCGGCACCTTGTTGCCGGTGGCATCGCTGGAGCAGTTTCGCGTACGTGCACAGCTCCGCTGGACAGAGTTAAAGTGTTTTTGCAG GTGCAAACGTGTAAAATGGGAATCTCAGAGTGTATGAAGATATTGCTTAAAGAAGGTGGCTCGCGCAGCATGTGGCGCGGTAATGGTATCAATGTCCTGAAGATTGCACCAGAAACGGCGCTGAAATTTGCCGCCTATGAGCAAATGAAGCGTCTGATACGTGGCAATGACTCGACACGCCAAATGACCATTGTCGAGCGCTTCTACGCGGGTGCCGCGGCTGGAGGCATTTCGCAGACCATCATCTATCCCATGGAAGTATTAAAAACGCGGTTAGCCCTTCGCAAGACCGGTCAGTACGCAGGCATAGCCGATGCGGCGACCAAAATCTACAAACACGAAGGCGCGCGCAGCTTTTATCGTGGATACGTGCCCAACATTTTGGGCATATTGCCATACGCCGGCATCGATCTGGCCGTATACGAGACGCTCAAACGCCGATACATAGCTAGCCATGATAACAATGAGCAGCCCAGCTTCTTGGTGCTGTTGGCCTGCGGCAGTACATCGAGCGCGCTTGGTCAACTGTGCTCCTACCCGCTGGCCCTAGTGCGCACGCGGCTACAGGCACAAG CCGCCGAGACGATTTCTAGCCAGACGCGAAAAACACAGATTCCATTGAAAAGCAGCGATGCGCACAGCGGCGAGGAGACAATGACGGGATTGTTCCGCAAGATTGTGAGACAGGAGGGCCTAACGGGACTGTATCGTGGCATAACGCCAAATTTCCTGAAGGTGCTGCCCGCCGTTTCCATTAGTTACGTTGTCTACGAATATACAAGTCGAGCGCTGGGCATCAAGATGTCGTGA
- the SCaMC gene encoding mitochondrial adenyl nucleotide antiporter SLC25A24-B isoform X3: protein MVKKQVGLENSASLVVSQQSEQQPDQQQKQQQQQQHHHHHRQPEQAQRIDIDIDLTPEDPKNGYNYARQANAIYAPLRSANSTSHESELPPHKLQLQHAHLATTPYNLNTVSPQNTVSMAVAVSSVPLSIMPTEIPAEDEERLERIFNQLDRDGDGKIDIHDLSAALHEFGMSSVYAVKFLQQSDKNQSGNVGFAEFLHYVREHEKNLCLQFSHLDKNRDGKVDLEELISAFKDLGLDIDIDEARKLLSRMDKDGSLNISFNEWRDFMLLAPSTDIHDLIKFWRHSTYLDIGEDMNVPDDFTQKEMQTGLWWRHLVAGGIAGAVSRTCTAPLDRVKVFLQVQTCKMGISECMKILLKEGGSRSMWRGNGINVLKIAPETALKFAAYEQMKRLIRGNDSTRQMTIVERFYAGAAAGGISQTIIYPMEVLKTRLALRKTGQYAGIADAATKIYKHEGARSFYRGYVPNILGILPYAGIDLAVYETLKRRYIASHDNNEQPSFLVLLACGSTSSALGQLCSYPLALVRTRLQAQAAETISSQTRKTQIPLKSSDAHSGEETMTGLFRKIVRQEGLTGLYRGITPNFLKVLPAVSISYVVYEYTSRALGIKMS, encoded by the exons ATGGTTAAAAAGCAAGTCGGTTTAGAAAACAGCGCGTCCTTAGTAGTAAGTCAGCAGTCTGAGCAGCAGCCGgatcagcagcaaaagcaacaacaacagcagcaacatcatcatcatcatcgtcaacCCGAGCAAGCGCAACGCATCGACATAGATATCGACTTGACGCCGGAGGATCCGAAGAACGGTTACAACTACGCTCGGCAGGCAAATGCCATCTACGCGCCATTGAGGTCAGCCAATAGCACAAGTCATGAGAGTGAATTGCCGCCGCAtaagctgcaactgcagcatgCGCATCTTGCCACAACGCCCTACAATCTCAACACTGTGTCGCCACAGAATACTGTGTCCATGGCAGTGGCCGTCTCGAGCGTGCCGCTGTCCATCATGCCCACTGAGATACCTGCCGAGGACGAGGAGCGGCTCGAGCGCATCTTCAATCAATTGGACCGCGACGGCGATGGCAAAATCGACATACACGATTTGTCCGCGGCCCTGCACGAGTTCGGCATGTCCAGTGTCTATGCGGTG AAATTCCTGCAGCAGTCGGACAAGAATCAAAGCGGCAACGTGGGGTTCGCCGAATTTCTGCACTATGTGCGAGAGCATGAGAAGAATTTGTGCCTGCAGTTCTCGCACTTGGACAAAAATCGGGATG GGAAAGTGGACCTGGAGGAGTTAATATCTGCATTCAAGGATTTGGGCCTGGACATTGACATCGATGAGGCTAGAAAACTGCTTAGCAG AATGGACAAGGACGGCAGCCTAAACATAAGCTTTAATGAGTGGCGCGACTTTATGCTTCTAGCGCCCTCAACGGACATTCATGATCTGATCAAATTTTGGCGGCACTCTACT TACCTCGACATTGGCGAGGATATGAATGTACCTGATGACTTTACGCAGAAGGAAATGCAAACAGGTCTCTGGTGGCGGCACCTTGTTGCCGGTGGCATCGCTGGAGCAGTTTCGCGTACGTGCACAGCTCCGCTGGACAGAGTTAAAGTGTTTTTGCAG GTGCAAACGTGTAAAATGGGAATCTCAGAGTGTATGAAGATATTGCTTAAAGAAGGTGGCTCGCGCAGCATGTGGCGCGGTAATGGTATCAATGTCCTGAAGATTGCACCAGAAACGGCGCTGAAATTTGCCGCCTATGAGCAAATGAAGCGTCTGATACGTGGCAATGACTCGACACGCCAAATGACCATTGTCGAGCGCTTCTACGCGGGTGCCGCGGCTGGAGGCATTTCGCAGACCATCATCTATCCCATGGAAGTATTAAAAACGCGGTTAGCCCTTCGCAAGACCGGTCAGTACGCAGGCATAGCCGATGCGGCGACCAAAATCTACAAACACGAAGGCGCGCGCAGCTTTTATCGTGGATACGTGCCCAACATTTTGGGCATATTGCCATACGCCGGCATCGATCTGGCCGTATACGAGACGCTCAAACGCCGATACATAGCTAGCCATGATAACAATGAGCAGCCCAGCTTCTTGGTGCTGTTGGCCTGCGGCAGTACATCGAGCGCGCTTGGTCAACTGTGCTCCTACCCGCTGGCCCTAGTGCGCACGCGGCTACAGGCACAAG CCGCCGAGACGATTTCTAGCCAGACGCGAAAAACACAGATTCCATTGAAAAGCAGCGATGCGCACAGCGGCGAGGAGACAATGACGGGATTGTTCCGCAAGATTGTGAGACAGGAGGGCCTAACGGGACTGTATCGTGGCATAACGCCAAATTTCCTGAAGGTGCTGCCCGCCGTTTCCATTAGTTACGTTGTCTACGAATATACAAGTCGAGCGCTGGGCATCAAGATGTCGTGA
- the Smyd4-2 gene encoding SET and MYND domain-containing protein 4, which translates to MLNMEYDPDYQKICSTRTVQSDKKGFFNEFYLDVRDACGDKWLQNYFGKLKSNAARILSIFSDREICDPVLGVLEHVQPVYKQKDVLLSTQRRAQADKFYLMSSTAEVEQDRTELLQQALMHANLAVMRAPAPHLDTSVDNGLTLAMAYLTRANILIGLGEGEAALSDLKLAANFGLESKQNVDYYCKMAKAYAAMAESARAEISLKIAEKLAGPNTAIIAASRKEIAQIKPAKREQANELAPALAHGENPALSGAANVVKLVETKEKGRFVVANEGLKTGDVVLCENPVAACLLPNFFGTNCHHCFKRLHIPVPCLHCSGIAFCSAQCMGEACETYHRFECQFMDLFIGSGMSILCFVALRVFTQAASLEDGLTTANLLFEHLCSHQDVREADDYLQRSLMAGFLMRILQKALYFGRRKTEGVNPTAVELQVATALLGLLQVLQYNAHEIYHTMVTDEHCFDGCKVVYVGAGLYGTGSYFNHECWPSVAGYYVGKKLVMSATKPHRPNEIVAVNYGPIFTKMNLKERQRTLRGRYAFSCNCLTCQENWPLLQKIDKQVRFWCTSANCVNLLKFPKDLAKDVRCPRCRKNVSLKESVAKLIKIEELYREAAEAMQAQKTNEAIELFKEGIDAFFQIAALPHKDTLIAQQALLKCMANTGTTFKK; encoded by the exons atgttaaatatggAGTACGATCCGGACTATCAGAAGATCTGCTCTACGCGCACCGTGCAGTCCGATAAGAAGGGTTTCTTTAACGAGTTCTATTTGGATGTGCGAGATGCATGTGGCGACAAGTGGCTGCAAAACTATTTTGGAAAACTGAAATCAAATGCAGCTCGCATTCTCTCCATATTCAGTGATCGCGAGATCTGTGATCCGGTGCTCGGCGTCTTGGAGCATGTGCAGCCGGTATATAAGCAGAAAGACGTACTCCTCTCGACACAGCGCCGTGCTCAGGCCGATAAGTTTTATCTGATGAGCAGCACCGCTGAGGTTGAGCAGGATCGCACAGAATTGCTGCAGCAGGCTTTGATGCATGCCAATCTGGCCGTAATGCGGGCACCTGCTCCACATTTGGACACGAGCGTTGACAATGGCCTTACCCTGGCCATGGCCTATCTGACGCGTGCCAACATTCTGATTGGTCTGGGCGAAGGCGAGGCAGCGTTAAGTGATCTCAAGCTGGCGGCTAATTTTGGACTGGAGTCGAAGCAAAACGTGGACTACTACTGCAAAATGGCCAAGGCTTACGCAG CTATGGCCGAAAGCGCACGCGCTGAGATCTCTCTGAAGATTGCTGAAAAGCTGGCGGGGCCGAACACAGCCATAATCGCAGCCTCCCGCAAGGAGATTGCTCAGATCAAGCCAGCCAAGCGGGAGCAGGCCAACGAGCTGGCGCCGGCATTGGCGCATGGCGAGAATCCAGCGCTAAGCGGTGCTGCGAATGTGGTTAAGCTCGTGGAGACAAAGGAGAAGGGACGCTTTGTGGTGGCCAACGAGGGTTTGAAGACCGGCGATGTGGTGCTCTGTGAGAATCCCGTGGCGGCGTGTCTATTGCCCAACTTTTTCGGCACCAATTGCCACCATTGCTTCAAGCG GCTGCACATCCCAGTTCCGTGTCTGCATTGCTCGGGCATTGCCTTCTGCTCCGCCCAATGCATGGGCGAGGCTTGCGAGACTTATCATCGTTTCGAGTGCCAGTTTATGGATCTGTTCATTGGCTCTGGCATGTCTATACTGTGCTTTGTGGCTTTGCGAGTCTTTACCCAGGCAGCCAGCTTGGAGGATGGTCTGACAACGGCTAATTTGCTGTTCGAGCATTTGTGCTCTCATCAGGATGTTCGCGAGGCGGACGACTATCTGCAGCGTTCCCTAATGGCCGGCTTTCTAATGCGCATTCTACAGAAGGCTTTGTACTTTGGGCGACGCAAGACCGAAGGCGTAAATCCCACCGCTGTGGAGTTGCAGGTGGCCACAGCCCTGCTCGGACTACTGCAAGTTCTGCAATACAATGCACACGAGATCTATCACACCATGGTGACCGATGAGCACTGCTTTGACGGCTGCAAGGTGGTTTATGTAGGCGCAGGATTATATGGCACCGGTTCCTACTTCAATCACGAATGCTGGCCCAGCGTAGCTGGCTATTATGTGGGCAAAAAGTTGGTCATGTCTGCTACCAAGCCACATCGACCCAACGAGATAGTCGCTGTAAATTATGGGCCCATATTTACCAAGATGAATCTAAAGGAGCGTCAGCGAACATTGCGCGGTCGCTACGCCTTCAGTTGTAATTGTCTGACTTGCCAGGAAAATTGGCCCTTGCTGCAGAAGATCGACAAGCAAGTCCGATTCTG GTGCACCTCGGCAAATTGCGTAAATTTGCTTAAGTTTCCCAAGGATCTGGCAAAGGACGTGCGCTGTCCTCGCTGTCGCAAGAATGTTTCGTTAAAGGAGAGTGTCGCAAAGCTTATTAAAATAGAGGAACTTTACCGAGAGGCTGCAGAGGCCATGCAAGCACAGAAGACAAATGAGGCAATTGAGCTTTTCAAGGAGGGCATCGATGCATTCTTCCAAATTGCTGCACTTCCACACAAGGATACCCTGATTGCACAGCAGGCTCTGCTTAAGTGTATGGCCAATACGGGTACTACGTTCAAGAAGTAA